A genome region from Pseudomonas helmanticensis includes the following:
- a CDS encoding Hcp family type VI secretion system effector, whose protein sequence is MATPAYMSVTGEKQGLITAGAFTADSVGNTYQEGHEDQVMVQAFSHDVIIPRDPQSGQPTGQRVHKPVVITKVYDKASPLLQAALTSGERMSEIVIQWFRTSAQGTQEHYYTTKLEDAIIVAINNKMHNCQDPGNSHFTHLEEVQFTYRKITWTHEVSGTSGSDDWRAPVV, encoded by the coding sequence ATGGCAACACCAGCGTACATGTCGGTTACCGGCGAAAAACAAGGCCTGATCACTGCAGGCGCATTCACCGCTGACTCCGTAGGCAACACCTACCAGGAAGGCCACGAAGACCAGGTCATGGTTCAGGCTTTCAGCCACGACGTAATCATCCCGCGTGACCCGCAATCCGGCCAACCAACCGGTCAGCGCGTTCACAAGCCAGTTGTGATCACCAAGGTCTACGACAAGGCTTCGCCTCTGCTGCAAGCCGCTCTGACCTCCGGCGAGCGCATGAGCGAAATCGTTATCCAGTGGTTCCGTACTTCTGCTCAAGGTACCCAAGAGCACTACTACACCACCAAACTGGAAGACGCGATCATCGTCGCCATCAACAACAAAATGCACAACTGCCAGGATCCAGGCAACTCGCACTTCACCCACCTGGAAGAAGTGCAGTTCACCTACCGCAAAATCACCTGGACCCACGAAGTATCCGGTACTTCGGGTTCCGATGACTGGCGTGCTCCAGTCGTTTAA